One Sodalis praecaptivus DNA segment encodes these proteins:
- the gppA gene encoding guanosine-5'-triphosphate,3'-diphosphate diphosphatase, producing the protein MISASSLYAAIDLGSNSFHMLVVREVSGTVQTLARIKRKVRLAAGLNGDNRLSSDAMQRGWQCLRLFAEHLQDIPPAHVRVVATATLRLATNAAEFLGPASDILGCPVQVISGEEEARLIYQGVAHTTGGSDERLVVDIGGGSTELVVGRGAQALELFSLEMGCVTWLERYFNDRSLTRENFERAEHAAREKIRPVAFRLLARGWQVCVGASGTVQALQEIMVAQGMDEHITLSKLLQLKQRAIHCGKLEELEIEGLTLDRALVFPSGLAILLAVFAELGIKTMTLAGGALREGMMYGMMALPAGGDIRQRTLENLQRRYQLDTEQAQRVARLADGFARQVAETWQLDERCFTLLRCASMIHEIGLSIDIKRAPHHAAYLVRHTDLPGFTPAQQKLIATLLQNQSNHIDLTQLNEQNSLPPRIAQRLCRLMRLAIIFASRRRDDALPAVELRAMDETLHVLLPHDWLNQHPLRAEYLEQESQWQSYVHWPLLLEEAPQS; encoded by the coding sequence ATGATAAGCGCCTCCTCACTCTATGCCGCCATTGACTTAGGCTCCAACAGCTTTCATATGTTGGTGGTGCGTGAGGTGTCCGGCACCGTCCAGACGCTGGCGCGCATCAAGCGTAAAGTGCGTCTGGCCGCCGGGCTCAACGGCGATAACCGGCTTTCCAGCGACGCGATGCAGCGCGGCTGGCAGTGCCTGCGCCTGTTTGCCGAACATTTGCAGGATATCCCTCCCGCCCACGTCCGCGTGGTGGCCACCGCCACCCTGCGCCTGGCCACTAACGCGGCGGAATTTCTCGGCCCGGCCAGTGATATTCTGGGCTGTCCGGTGCAGGTCATTTCGGGCGAAGAAGAGGCCCGGCTTATCTATCAGGGCGTCGCCCACACGACCGGCGGCTCCGATGAACGTTTGGTGGTGGATATCGGCGGCGGTAGCACCGAGCTGGTAGTGGGGCGCGGCGCGCAGGCGCTGGAATTGTTCAGTCTGGAAATGGGCTGCGTCACCTGGCTGGAGCGCTATTTTAACGACCGCAGCCTGACACGGGAAAACTTCGAGCGGGCGGAGCACGCGGCGCGCGAAAAAATCCGCCCGGTCGCTTTCCGACTGCTGGCCCGGGGCTGGCAGGTGTGCGTCGGCGCCTCCGGCACGGTGCAGGCGCTGCAAGAAATTATGGTTGCCCAGGGGATGGATGAACATATTACGCTCAGCAAACTGCTGCAGCTTAAACAGCGCGCCATTCACTGCGGCAAGCTCGAAGAGCTGGAAATCGAAGGTCTGACGCTGGATCGAGCGCTGGTGTTCCCGAGCGGGCTGGCGATTTTGCTGGCGGTATTTGCCGAACTCGGCATCAAGACCATGACCCTGGCGGGCGGCGCGCTGCGCGAGGGGATGATGTACGGCATGATGGCGTTGCCGGCCGGCGGCGATATCCGCCAGCGCACCCTGGAAAACTTGCAGCGCCGCTATCAGCTGGATACCGAGCAGGCGCAGCGGGTCGCCCGGCTAGCGGACGGATTCGCCCGTCAGGTGGCCGAGACCTGGCAATTGGACGAGCGATGTTTCACGCTTTTGCGCTGCGCCAGCATGATCCACGAAATCGGCCTAAGCATTGATATTAAACGCGCTCCGCACCATGCCGCCTATCTCGTCCGCCATACCGACCTTCCCGGTTTTACCCCCGCCCAGCAAAAGCTTATCGCCACGCTGCTGCAAAACCAGAGCAACCACATCGATCTCACTCAGTTGAATGAGCAAAATAGCCTGCCGCCGCGCATCGCTCAACGCTTATGTCGGTTGATGCGGCTGGCGATCATCTTTGCCAGCCGCCGGCGCGACGACGCGTTACCCGCGGTGGAGCTGCGCGCCATGGACGAGACGCTGCACGTCCTGTTACCCCACGACTGGTTGAACCAGCATCCGCTGCGGGCGGAATACCTGGAGCAAGAAAGCCAGTGGCAGAGTTACGTCCACTGGCCGTTACTGCTGGAAGAAGCACCGCAAAGCTGA
- the rhlB gene encoding ATP-dependent RNA helicase RhlB: MSKTHLTEKKFSDFALHPLIVEALDSKGFNNCTPIQALTLPITLAGKDVAGQAQTGTGKTLAFLTATFHHLLTHPAAEGRQTNQPRALIMAPTRELAVQIHSDAEPLAQATGLKMGLAYGGDGYDKQLKVLEAGVDILVGTTGRLIDYTKQNYVNMGAIQVVVLDEADRMFDLGFIKDIRWLFRRMPAAAERLNMLFSATLSYRVRELAFEHMNNAEYVEVEPLQKTGHRIQEELFYPSNEEKMRLLQTLVEEEWPDRCIIFANTKHRCEDIWGHLAADGHRVGLLTGDVSQKRRLRILEEFTQGALDILVATDVAARGLHIPSVTHVFNYDLPDDCEDYVHRIGRTGRAGESGCSISLACEEYALNLTAIESYIGHQIPVSKYNSDALLTDLPAPKRLTRPRNGSGPRRSGGPRRSGAPRHNRKRPG; this comes from the coding sequence ATGAGCAAAACACACTTAACAGAAAAGAAGTTTTCCGACTTCGCCCTGCACCCGTTAATCGTTGAAGCGCTTGATTCTAAAGGCTTTAACAATTGTACGCCCATTCAAGCGCTGACTTTGCCCATTACGCTTGCGGGCAAAGACGTCGCGGGCCAGGCGCAAACCGGTACCGGCAAAACGCTGGCCTTTCTAACGGCCACGTTTCATCATTTACTCACCCACCCTGCCGCCGAGGGGCGTCAAACCAATCAGCCGCGCGCGTTGATTATGGCGCCTACCCGCGAGCTGGCGGTGCAAATCCATTCCGATGCCGAACCATTAGCCCAGGCGACCGGCCTGAAAATGGGGCTGGCCTACGGCGGCGATGGTTATGATAAACAGCTGAAAGTGCTGGAAGCCGGGGTCGACATCCTGGTGGGCACCACCGGCAGGCTGATTGACTACACCAAACAGAATTACGTCAATATGGGCGCCATTCAGGTGGTGGTGCTGGACGAGGCCGATCGAATGTTCGACCTCGGCTTTATCAAAGATATCCGCTGGCTGTTCCGCCGGATGCCCGCCGCCGCTGAACGGCTGAACATGCTGTTTTCCGCCACCCTCTCTTATCGGGTGCGCGAGCTGGCGTTCGAGCATATGAATAACGCCGAGTATGTTGAAGTGGAGCCGCTGCAGAAAACGGGCCACCGCATACAAGAGGAGCTGTTTTATCCTTCTAATGAAGAAAAAATGCGCCTGCTGCAAACCTTGGTCGAGGAAGAGTGGCCCGACCGGTGTATCATTTTCGCCAATACCAAGCACCGCTGTGAGGATATCTGGGGCCACCTGGCCGCTGACGGTCATCGCGTCGGGCTGCTGACCGGCGATGTCTCGCAGAAGCGGCGCCTGCGCATCTTAGAAGAGTTTACCCAGGGCGCGCTGGATATCCTGGTGGCGACGGACGTGGCCGCCCGCGGACTGCATATTCCCTCCGTGACCCACGTTTTCAATTATGATCTGCCGGACGACTGCGAAGATTACGTCCACCGTATCGGCCGGACCGGCCGTGCCGGCGAGAGCGGGTGTTCCATCAGCCTGGCGTGTGAAGAATATGCATTGAATCTTACCGCGATAGAAAGCTATATTGGCCATCAGATCCCCGTTAGTAAATACAACAGCGACGCACTGCTGACCGACCTGCCCGCGCCAAAACGGTTGACCCGCCCCCGCAACGGCAGTGGTCCCCGCCGCAGCGGCGGCCCGCGGCGCAGCGGCGCGCCGCGCCATAACCGTAAACGTCCGGGCTAA
- the trxA gene encoding thioredoxin TrxA gives MSDKIIHLSDDSFEKDVLQAKGLFLVDFWAEWCGPCKMIAPILAEVADEFDGKLTIAKLNIDENPATAPKYGIRGIPTLLLFRDGEVVATKVGALSKGQLKEFLNANL, from the coding sequence ATGAGCGATAAAATTATTCATCTGAGTGACGACAGCTTCGAAAAGGACGTATTACAGGCCAAAGGGCTGTTTTTGGTCGATTTCTGGGCCGAATGGTGTGGTCCTTGTAAAATGATTGCGCCTATTCTGGCAGAAGTCGCTGATGAATTCGACGGCAAACTGACCATCGCTAAATTGAACATCGACGAGAATCCGGCCACTGCACCTAAGTATGGTATCCGCGGTATTCCCACCCTGTTGCTGTTCCGCGATGGTGAAGTGGTAGCCACCAAAGTTGGCGCCCTGTCCAAAGGACAGTTGAAAGAGTTCCTTAACGCAAATCTGTAA
- the rho gene encoding transcription termination factor Rho, which translates to MNLTELKNTPVSELVTLGENMGLENLARMRKQDIIFAILKQHAKSGEDIFGDGVLEILQDGFGFLRSSDSSYLAGPDDIYVSPSQIRRFNLRTGDTISGKIRPPKEGERYFALLKVNEVNYDKPENARNKILFENLTPLHANSRLRMERGNGSTEDLTARVLDLASPIGRGQRGLIVAPPKAGKTMLLQNIAQSIAYNHPDCVLMVLLIDERPEEVTEMQRLVKGEVIASTFDEPASRHVQVAEMVIEKAKRLVEHKKDVIILLDSITRLARAYNTVVPASGKVLTGGVDANALHRPKRFFGAARNMEEGGSLTIIATALIDTGSKMDEVIYEEFKGTGNMELHLSRKIAEKRVFPAIDYNRSGTRKEELLTTQEELQKMWILRKIIHPMGEIDAMEFLMNKLAMTKTNDEFFDMMKRS; encoded by the coding sequence ATGAACCTTACCGAATTAAAAAATACGCCGGTTTCAGAGCTAGTGACCCTCGGCGAGAATATGGGGCTGGAAAACCTGGCCCGCATGCGTAAACAAGACATCATCTTCGCCATCCTCAAGCAGCATGCCAAGAGCGGCGAGGATATCTTCGGCGATGGCGTGCTGGAAATTTTGCAGGACGGATTCGGTTTTCTCCGCTCCAGCGACAGTTCCTACCTTGCCGGCCCCGATGATATTTACGTTTCCCCCAGCCAGATCCGCCGCTTTAACCTGCGCACCGGCGACACCATTTCCGGCAAGATCCGTCCGCCGAAAGAGGGCGAGCGCTACTTTGCGCTGCTGAAAGTCAACGAAGTCAACTACGACAAGCCGGAAAACGCCCGCAACAAGATCCTGTTTGAAAACCTGACGCCGCTGCACGCCAATTCGCGTTTGCGCATGGAGCGCGGTAACGGCTCTACCGAAGATTTGACCGCGCGCGTTCTGGATCTTGCCTCGCCTATCGGCCGCGGCCAGCGTGGCCTGATCGTGGCGCCGCCGAAAGCCGGTAAAACCATGCTGCTGCAAAATATCGCCCAAAGCATCGCCTATAATCACCCCGACTGCGTGCTGATGGTGCTGCTGATTGACGAACGTCCGGAAGAGGTGACCGAGATGCAGCGTCTGGTGAAAGGCGAAGTCATCGCTTCGACCTTCGACGAGCCGGCGTCTCGCCACGTGCAGGTCGCCGAAATGGTGATAGAAAAAGCCAAGCGCCTGGTTGAACATAAGAAAGACGTTATAATCCTGCTGGACTCCATTACCCGCCTGGCGCGCGCCTACAACACCGTCGTACCCGCTTCCGGCAAGGTATTGACCGGCGGTGTCGACGCCAACGCCCTGCATCGTCCGAAACGTTTCTTCGGCGCCGCGCGTAATATGGAAGAGGGCGGTAGCCTGACCATCATCGCCACCGCGCTTATCGATACCGGCTCGAAGATGGACGAAGTGATTTACGAAGAGTTCAAGGGCACAGGCAACATGGAACTGCACCTGTCGCGTAAAATCGCCGAGAAACGTGTTTTCCCGGCGATCGATTACAACCGCTCAGGGACCCGTAAAGAAGAATTACTTACCACTCAGGAAGAGCTACAGAAAATGTGGATCCTGCGCAAAATCATCCACCCGATGGGTGAAATTGATGCGATGGAATTCCTGATGAACAAGTTGGCGATGACCAAAACCAACGATGAATTCTTCGACATGATGAAACGTTCGTAA
- the wecA gene encoding UDP-N-acetylglucosamine--undecaprenyl-phosphate N-acetylglucosaminephosphotransferase — MNILNMSTDFVAIFLFSLLFLFLARKVAKKIGLVDKPNYRKRHQGQIPLVGGISIYAGICFAFLYTDHYIPHVSLYLMCAGVLVVTGALDDRFDISVVARAIIQALVAVAMMVFSGRYINSLGYIFGPWEMVLGPFGYLVTLFAVWAAINAFNMVDGIDGLLGGLSCVSLGAMGILLTLDNNPGLALWCFAMIAAILPYILLNLGVFGRRYKVFMGDAGSTMIGFTIIWLLLQSTQGWGHPMNPVTALWIIAVPLMDMIAIMYRRMRKGMSPFAPDRQHIHHLIMRAGFSSRQAFIIITLTAALLAFFGVAGERWLRWPESVMLLLWIGVFLLYGYVLKCAWRVARFVKRTKRRLSHYKKNTTLNGNSGRK; from the coding sequence GTGAACATACTCAATATGAGTACTGATTTTGTTGCTATTTTTCTGTTTTCTTTGCTCTTTTTGTTTTTAGCGCGCAAGGTTGCCAAAAAAATAGGCCTGGTCGACAAGCCCAACTACCGCAAACGCCACCAGGGGCAGATCCCTCTGGTGGGCGGTATTTCCATTTATGCCGGCATCTGCTTCGCCTTTCTCTACACGGATCATTATATTCCTCACGTGTCGCTGTACCTGATGTGCGCAGGCGTCCTGGTCGTGACCGGCGCGCTTGACGATCGGTTCGATATCAGCGTGGTGGCGCGCGCCATCATCCAGGCGCTGGTCGCGGTGGCGATGATGGTCTTCAGCGGCCGCTATATTAATAGCCTGGGCTACATTTTCGGGCCGTGGGAAATGGTGCTGGGGCCATTTGGTTACTTGGTGACGCTATTCGCCGTCTGGGCGGCGATCAACGCGTTCAATATGGTGGACGGTATCGACGGCCTGTTGGGCGGCCTCTCCTGCGTGTCTCTTGGCGCCATGGGCATCCTGCTCACGTTGGACAATAATCCAGGCCTGGCGCTGTGGTGTTTTGCCATGATCGCCGCCATTTTGCCCTATATTTTATTAAACCTTGGGGTGTTCGGCCGACGCTATAAAGTGTTTATGGGCGATGCCGGCAGCACCATGATCGGCTTCACGATTATCTGGCTGTTGCTGCAAAGCACCCAGGGCTGGGGGCACCCGATGAATCCCGTGACCGCCCTGTGGATCATCGCCGTGCCGCTGATGGATATGATAGCCATTATGTACCGCCGGATGCGCAAAGGCATGAGCCCGTTTGCGCCCGACCGGCAGCATATTCACCACCTGATCATGCGCGCGGGCTTCAGCTCGCGCCAGGCGTTTATCATCATTACACTCACCGCCGCGCTACTGGCGTTTTTCGGCGTGGCGGGGGAACGCTGGCTGCGCTGGCCGGAGTCGGTCATGTTGTTGCTGTGGATCGGGGTGTTTTTACTGTATGGCTACGTACTGAAATGCGCCTGGCGGGTCGCCCGCTTCGTCAAGCGAACCAAGCGGCGGCTTAGCCACTACAAAAAAAACACCACCTTAAACGGAAATTCGGGGCGAAAATGA
- the wzzE gene encoding ECA polysaccharide chain length modulation protein, with translation MTPASSPSSAGRGQAIDNELDLRGLLCVLWRGKVTVIAYALAFALGALIYSFVVRQEWTAIAITDKPTVNVLGGYFSQQQFLRNLDVKNTALPTSDTPSIADEAYQEFLRQLASYDTRRDFWLASPYYQTRKKGDVHADAVLLDELINAIQFLPRDEVKKLPDSARLVAETAPDANQLLRRYVDFANQRAANLLNEDVMAAWAARTVSLKAQVKRQEAVAAAVYQREQQQLNQALKLALAQGIDRSRTDVAAENLPQSEMFLLGHPLLQARLDALQAAGPAYDTDYDQNRAMLTTLNVGPVLNKSFKTYRYLRTPEEPVKRDKPRRLFLLVLWGAVGMLLGAGVALARRR, from the coding sequence ATGACACCTGCTAGCTCACCCTCCTCCGCCGGCCGGGGACAGGCTATCGACAATGAACTGGACTTGCGCGGTTTGCTATGCGTGCTGTGGCGCGGCAAGGTTACCGTCATCGCCTATGCGCTCGCGTTTGCGCTGGGCGCGCTTATATACTCCTTCGTGGTGCGCCAGGAGTGGACCGCCATCGCCATTACCGACAAACCGACGGTGAATGTACTGGGCGGCTACTTCTCCCAGCAGCAGTTTTTGCGCAATTTGGATGTGAAAAATACCGCGCTGCCGACCTCTGACACCCCCTCGATTGCCGATGAAGCGTATCAGGAATTCTTGCGCCAGCTCGCATCCTACGACACCCGCCGGGATTTCTGGCTCGCCAGCCCCTATTATCAAACGCGCAAAAAGGGCGACGTCCACGCCGACGCGGTGCTGCTGGATGAGTTGATCAACGCCATTCAGTTCCTGCCGCGCGACGAGGTGAAAAAACTGCCCGACAGCGCGCGGCTGGTGGCGGAGACCGCGCCGGACGCCAATCAGCTGCTGCGTCGCTATGTGGATTTCGCCAACCAGCGCGCGGCCAACCTTCTCAATGAGGATGTTATGGCCGCCTGGGCCGCGCGCACCGTTTCGCTCAAAGCGCAGGTGAAGCGGCAGGAGGCGGTGGCCGCGGCGGTCTATCAGCGCGAGCAGCAACAGCTTAATCAGGCGTTGAAACTGGCGCTCGCGCAGGGTATCGACCGCAGCCGAACCGACGTCGCCGCTGAGAATTTGCCGCAATCCGAAATGTTTCTGCTGGGACACCCGCTCCTGCAGGCACGTTTGGACGCTCTGCAGGCGGCCGGACCGGCCTATGATACCGATTACGACCAAAACCGCGCGATGTTGACTACCCTCAATGTAGGGCCGGTTTTAAACAAAAGCTTTAAGACCTACCGTTATTTGAGGACCCCTGAAGAGCCGGTAAAACGCGATAAGCCACGCCGCCTGTTCCTGCTTGTGCTGTGGGGAGCCGTAGGTATGCTGCTGGGCGCGGGCGTCGCGCTGGCGCGCCGTCGTTAA
- the wecB gene encoding non-hydrolyzing UDP-N-acetylglucosamine 2-epimerase produces the protein MKVLVVFGTRPEAIKMAPLVLALAADPAFETRVCVTAQHREMLDQVLRLFAIVPDYDLDIMRPAQGLGEITSRILTGMQPVLDDFRPDVVLVHGDTTTTLAASLAAFYQHIPVGHVEAGLRTGDLSSPWPEEANRKLTGHLARWHFAPTDNARANLLAEGLPAARIAVTGNTVIDALFWVRDRVISNAGLRASLDERYAFLDGVQKMILVTGHRRESFGDGFKRICAALARIALDHPDVQVVYPVHLNPNVSEPVNRMLSGIANIKLIDPQDYLPFVYLMNRATIILTDSGGIQEEAPSLGKPVLVMRDTTERPEAVAAGTVRLVGTDEQAIHQAVSQLLNDAQAYQRMSRAHNPYGDGHACERIITVLKKDSR, from the coding sequence GTGAAAGTGTTAGTCGTCTTTGGCACACGGCCGGAAGCCATCAAAATGGCGCCGCTGGTTCTGGCCCTGGCCGCTGATCCGGCCTTCGAGACCCGCGTCTGCGTGACGGCCCAACATCGCGAGATGCTGGATCAGGTGTTGCGCCTGTTTGCGATCGTGCCCGATTACGATTTGGATATCATGCGCCCGGCGCAGGGCCTTGGCGAGATAACCAGCCGCATATTGACCGGCATGCAGCCCGTCCTGGACGACTTCCGTCCAGACGTGGTGCTGGTGCATGGCGATACCACCACCACTCTGGCCGCCAGTCTGGCGGCGTTTTATCAACATATCCCCGTGGGCCATGTGGAAGCGGGCCTGCGCACCGGCGATCTCTCCTCTCCCTGGCCGGAGGAGGCGAATCGTAAATTGACCGGCCACCTGGCCCGCTGGCATTTCGCGCCCACCGACAATGCCCGCGCCAATTTGCTGGCTGAAGGGCTGCCGGCGGCGCGCATCGCGGTGACCGGCAATACGGTAATTGACGCGCTATTTTGGGTGCGGGACCGGGTAATCAGTAATGCCGGGCTGCGCGCCAGCCTGGATGAGCGTTACGCGTTTCTCGACGGTGTGCAGAAGATGATATTGGTCACCGGCCACCGCCGCGAGAGCTTTGGCGACGGTTTCAAGCGTATTTGCGCCGCGCTGGCGCGTATTGCACTCGATCACCCCGACGTGCAGGTGGTCTATCCGGTGCATCTTAATCCTAACGTTAGCGAACCGGTAAACCGTATGCTGAGCGGTATCGCCAATATAAAACTCATTGATCCACAGGACTATTTGCCGTTCGTTTATTTAATGAATCGCGCCACGATTATTCTGACGGATTCCGGCGGGATCCAGGAAGAAGCTCCCTCGTTGGGGAAACCGGTGCTGGTGATGCGCGATACCACCGAGCGGCCGGAGGCGGTGGCGGCCGGCACCGTGCGGCTGGTAGGGACGGACGAGCAGGCGATTCACCAGGCGGTATCGCAGTTGCTCAATGATGCCCAGGCGTATCAACGGATGAGCCGGGCGCATAACCCCTACGGCGATGGCCATGCCTGTGAGCGGATTATCACGGTATTAAAAAAAGATAGCAGGTGA
- the wecC gene encoding UDP-N-acetyl-D-mannosamine dehydrogenase: protein MNFDTISVIGLGYIGLPTAAAFASRRKRVIGVDTNQHAVDTINRGAIHIIEPDLDRVVTDAVRQGLLRAVSQPQPADAFLIAVPTPFQDDHEPDLSYVKAAALSLAPVLAPGCLVILESTSPVGTTEQMAGWLADARPDLTFPHQAGEAADINIAYCPERVLPGKIMVELIKNDRVIGGMTPRCSARAAELYRIFLEGECVVSNARTAEMCKLTENSFRDVNIAFANELSVICAEQQINVWELIALANRHPRVNILQPGPGVGGHCIAVDPWFIVAQNPAQARLIRTARQVNDDKPDWVVEKVKAAVADCLNDSGRGSSDVTIACFGLAFKPDIDDLRESPALHVTELIARWHRGQTLAVEPNVDALPASLDGLVTLADRDQALATADVLVMLVDHRQFRALAPSAIRQRWVVDTRGVWR, encoded by the coding sequence ATGAATTTTGACACAATTTCCGTTATTGGACTGGGGTATATCGGTCTGCCCACCGCCGCGGCGTTTGCCTCGCGCCGCAAACGGGTGATAGGCGTAGACACAAATCAGCATGCGGTGGACACCATTAACCGCGGCGCAATACACATCATTGAACCGGATTTGGACCGGGTTGTGACCGATGCCGTGCGCCAGGGGCTGCTGCGGGCGGTGAGCCAGCCGCAGCCGGCGGACGCGTTTCTCATCGCCGTACCGACACCCTTTCAGGATGACCATGAACCGGATCTGAGCTATGTCAAGGCGGCGGCGTTATCGCTGGCGCCGGTTTTAGCGCCGGGATGTTTGGTAATCCTTGAGTCCACGTCGCCGGTGGGAACAACTGAACAGATGGCCGGCTGGCTGGCGGACGCGCGTCCCGATCTGACCTTCCCGCACCAGGCGGGAGAGGCGGCGGATATCAATATCGCCTATTGCCCGGAGCGCGTGCTGCCCGGCAAAATTATGGTGGAGCTGATTAAAAATGATCGGGTGATCGGCGGCATGACGCCGCGCTGCTCGGCGCGCGCCGCCGAGCTGTATCGCATCTTCCTGGAAGGTGAGTGCGTGGTGTCCAATGCCCGCACCGCCGAAATGTGCAAGCTGACCGAGAATAGCTTCCGCGATGTGAACATAGCCTTTGCCAATGAGCTGTCGGTCATCTGCGCGGAACAGCAAATCAACGTCTGGGAGCTGATAGCGCTGGCCAATCGCCATCCGCGGGTCAATATTTTGCAGCCGGGACCGGGCGTCGGCGGCCATTGCATCGCGGTGGATCCGTGGTTTATCGTGGCCCAGAATCCGGCGCAGGCGCGGCTTATCCGCACCGCGCGCCAGGTGAATGACGACAAACCCGATTGGGTGGTGGAAAAAGTGAAGGCGGCGGTGGCGGACTGCCTTAACGACAGCGGGCGCGGCAGTAGCGATGTGACCATCGCTTGCTTCGGGCTGGCGTTTAAACCGGATATCGACGACCTGCGTGAAAGCCCGGCGCTGCATGTGACCGAGCTCATCGCCCGCTGGCATCGCGGTCAGACGTTGGCGGTGGAGCCGAATGTCGACGCGTTGCCGGCCTCGTTGGACGGATTGGTCACCCTGGCGGACAGGGACCAGGCGCTGGCGACGGCCGATGTTCTGGTTATGCTGGTGGATCATCGCCAATTCCGCGCCCTCGCGCCTTCCGCCATCCGCCAGCGCTGGGTGGTGGATACGCGCGGAGTCTGGCGATGA
- the rfbB gene encoding dTDP-glucose 4,6-dehydratase, with translation MRRLLITGGAGFIGSALVRYILGATADRVLVVDKLTYAGNLDSLAPVADHPHYRFARADIGDGPTMARLLAEFQPDAIMHLAAESHVDRSIDGPAAFIDTNITGTSILLEAARGYWQTLPTAARAAFRFHHVSTDEVYGDLPNDGSRFNESSPYAPSSPYSASKAASDHLARAWMRTFGLPVLVTNCSNNYGPYHFPEKLIPLMIINALAGKPLPVYGDGGQIRDWLYVEDHARALYQVVTRGRPGETYVIGGHNERRNIDVVEALCGLLEQAGAPHPPGVVAFRQLITQVEDRPGHDRRYAIDAGKIARELGWRPQETFDSGLAKTVQWYLTHHEWWQRVLDGRYRGERLGLGPGQ, from the coding sequence ATGAGACGCCTGCTGATTACCGGCGGCGCGGGGTTTATCGGCTCGGCGCTGGTACGCTATATTCTCGGCGCCACCGCGGATCGGGTGTTAGTGGTGGATAAACTGACCTATGCCGGCAATCTGGACTCGCTGGCACCCGTCGCCGACCATCCCCATTATCGCTTTGCCCGCGCCGATATCGGTGACGGCCCGACAATGGCGCGGCTGCTCGCGGAGTTCCAGCCGGATGCCATCATGCATCTGGCGGCGGAAAGCCATGTCGATCGCTCCATTGACGGCCCGGCGGCGTTTATCGATACCAACATCACCGGGACCTCGATTCTGCTGGAAGCGGCGCGCGGGTATTGGCAGACCCTGCCTACGGCCGCGCGCGCCGCCTTTCGCTTTCACCATGTCTCCACCGATGAAGTGTACGGCGACCTGCCCAATGACGGTAGCCGGTTTAACGAAAGCTCGCCTTATGCGCCCAGCAGTCCCTACTCCGCCTCGAAAGCCGCCAGCGACCACCTGGCGCGCGCCTGGATGCGCACCTTTGGCCTGCCGGTGCTGGTGACGAATTGTTCCAATAATTATGGCCCCTATCACTTCCCGGAAAAGCTGATCCCGTTGATGATTATCAACGCCTTGGCGGGTAAACCGCTGCCGGTGTACGGCGACGGCGGTCAGATCCGCGACTGGCTGTATGTGGAGGATCATGCCCGCGCCCTCTATCAGGTGGTGACCCGCGGCCGCCCTGGTGAGACTTATGTCATCGGCGGCCATAACGAGCGGCGCAACATCGACGTAGTAGAAGCGCTGTGCGGGCTGCTGGAGCAGGCCGGTGCGCCTCATCCCCCCGGCGTCGTCGCGTTCAGGCAGCTCATCACGCAGGTGGAAGATCGGCCGGGGCACGACCGGCGTTATGCGATTGACGCCGGTAAGATTGCGCGCGAATTGGGTTGGCGGCCGCAGGAAACCTTCGACAGCGGGCTGGCCAAGACCGTGCAGTGGTACCTAACCCATCATGAATGGTGGCAGCGGGTGCTGGACGGTCGCTATCGCGGCGAGCGTCTCGGCCTCGGGCCGGGCCAGTAA